A genomic window from Glycine soja cultivar W05 chromosome 10, ASM419377v2, whole genome shotgun sequence includes:
- the LOC114371349 gene encoding uncharacterized protein LOC114371349: protein MELIENMAASDQAILCDRTYVSMKRSLLELGTQDATLAQNKLLTRQIEALTETLSKLPQQLQAVSSSHSSVLQVEGCPTCGGTHEPRQCVSQQDTSREVNYMGIPNRGFQGYNQGNSSRFHQGGAGFNHGPPGFNQGRNFMQGSGWRNQGNQYKEQRNQQPYQPPYQHPSQGLNQQEKPTNIEELLLQFIQETRSHQKSTDAAIRNLEVQIGQLAHDKAERPTRTFGANTEKNPKEECKAVLTRGQKKAQEEGKVEEEDQTEEERTETPEERTEEEEKVASPPKTKSQKAREAKKEEPPALPQDLPYPVVPTKKNQEHYFRRFLEIFKGLEITMPFGEALQQMPLYSKFMKDILTKKGKYIDNENIVVGGNCSAIIQRKLPKKFKDPDSVTIPCTIGKEMVNKALIDLGASINLMPLSMCKRIGNLKIDPTKMTLQLADRLITRPYGVVEDVLVKVRHFTFPVDFVIMDIEEDIDIPLILGRPFMLTANCVVDMGNGNLELSIDNQKITFDLFKAMKYPQEGWKCFRVEEIDKEDVSILKTPHYSLEKAMVNALGCLTSEEEEDLKACLEDLDRQDSIPEGEAKFETLEKKVSSEKKKIDLKILPDNLKYVFLEEDKPVVISNALTTEEENRLVDVLKKHREAIGWHISDLKGISPAYCMHRIMMEEDYKPVRQP from the coding sequence ATGGAACTCATCGAGAACATGGCGGCCAGCGATCAAGCAATCCTTTGTGATCGTACCTATGTTTCCATGAAAAGAAGCCTCTTGGAACTCGGCACGCAGGACGCGACgttggcacaaaacaagctGTTGACGAGACAGATAGAAGCCCTTACCGAAACCCTCAGCAAATTACCTCAACAATTACAAGCAGTAAGTTCTTCCcactcttctgttttgcaggtagaAGGATGCCCCACATGCGGAGGAACCCATGAGCCTAGACAATGTGTAAGTCAACAGGACACCTCTCGAGAAGTAAACTATATGGGCATACCAAATCGCGGATTCCAGGGTTACAACCAGGGGAACTCATCCAGATTCCACCAAGGGGGAGCAGGATTCAATCACGGGCCACCAGGATTTAATCAAGGAAGAAATTTCATGCAAGGTTCAGGGTGGAGGAATCAGGGAAACCAATATAAGGAGCAAAGGAACCAACAACCATACCAACCGCCATACCAGCACCCCAGCCAAGGTCTGAATCAACAAGAAAAGCCCACCAATATAGAAGAACTGCTGCTGCAATTCATCCAGGAGACACGATCTCATCAAAAGAGCACGGATGCAGCCATTCGGAATCTGGAAGTTCAAATAGGCCAATTGGCACACGACAAAGCCGAACGGCCCACTAGAACTTTTGGGGCTAACACGGAGAAAAACCCGAAGGAAGAATGCAAGGCAGTGCTGACTCGAGGGCAGAAAAAAGCACAGGAGGAAGGtaaggttgaagaagaagacCAGACAGaggaagaaaggacagagacaCCAGAAGAAAggacagaagaagaagagaaggtggCATCACCACCTAAAACCAAGAGCCAGAAAGCAAGAGAAGCCAAGAAGGAAGAACCACCTGCCCTACCACAAGATctaccatatcctgtggtacccACCAAGAAGAACCAGGAACACTACTTCAGACGTTTCTTGGAAATATTCAAAGGGCTGGAGATCACTATGCCATTCGGGGAAGCCTTACAGCAGATGCCCCTCTACTCCAAATTTATGAAGGACATCCTCACCAAGAAGGGGAAGTACATTGACAATGAGAATATTGTGGTAGGGGGTAATTGCAGTGCTATAATACAGAGGAAGCTACCTAAGAAGTTTAAGGACCCCGATAGTGTTACCATCCCGTGCACCATAGGGAAGGAAATGGTAAACAAGGCCCTCATTGATTTAGGAGCAAGTATCAATCTGATGCCCTTGTCAATGTGCAAAAGAATCGGGAATTTGAAGATAGATCCTACCAAGATGACGCTTCAACTAGCAGACCGCTTGATTACAAGACCATACGGGGTGGTAGAAGATGTCCTAGTCAAGGTACGCCACTTTACTTTTCCGGTGGACTTTGTCATAATGGATATCGAAGAAGACATAGACATTCCCCTCATCTTAGGCAGACCTTTCATGCTAACTGCCAACTGTGTGGTGGATATGGGGAATGGGAACTTGGAGTTGAGTATTGACAATCAGAAGATCACCTTCGACCTTTTCAAAGCAATGAAGTACCCACAGGAGGGTTGGAAGTGTTTCAGAGTGGAAGAGATTGATAAGGAAGATGTCAGTATTCTCAAAACACCACATTATTCACTAGAGAAAGCAATGGTAAATGCTTTGGGCTGTCTAACcagtgaggaagaagaagatctgAAGGCTTGTTTGGAAGACTTGGATCGACAAGACAGTATTCCTGAGGGAGAAGCCAAATTTGAGACGCTAGAGAAGAAAGTTTCGTCcgagaagaagaagatagaCTTGAAGATATTGCCCGATAATCTAAAGTATGTGTTCTTGGAGGAAGATAAACCTGTAGTAATCAGTAACGCACTCACAACAGAGGAGGAAAACAGGTTGGTAGATGTCCTCAAGAAACACAGGGAAGCAATTGGATGGCATATATCGGATCTCAAGGGAATTAGCCCTGCTTATTGCATGCACAGAATAATGATGGAAGAGGACTACAAGCCAGTCCGGCAACCCTAG